From the Kitasatospora viridis genome, one window contains:
- a CDS encoding DUF5998 family protein, with translation MAKTGTTTTQDLRSAIERSGYYPALVSEAVESAVGPEPITSYLVHQETTFDANEVRRHVTVLVLTPSRFVVSHTDEQAADATSPVPYATTSTESVRLDRIGSVVLSRMVANPETYTPGRLPREVVLTIGWGAVQRIDLEPAGCSDPSCEADHGYTGSATADDLSLRVSEAGDGPETVAQALVFARALSEATISRA, from the coding sequence ATGGCGAAGACCGGTACCACCACCACGCAGGACCTGCGATCGGCGATCGAGCGCAGCGGCTACTACCCGGCGCTGGTGTCCGAGGCCGTGGAGTCCGCGGTGGGCCCCGAGCCGATCACCTCCTACCTGGTCCACCAGGAGACGACGTTCGACGCCAACGAGGTGCGCCGGCACGTCACCGTGCTGGTCCTGACCCCGTCCCGGTTCGTGGTCAGCCACACCGACGAGCAGGCCGCCGACGCCACCAGCCCGGTGCCCTACGCGACCACTTCGACGGAGAGCGTGCGGCTGGACCGGATCGGCTCGGTGGTGCTCAGCCGGATGGTCGCCAATCCGGAGACCTACACCCCGGGCCGGCTGCCCCGCGAGGTGGTGCTGACCATCGGCTGGGGCGCGGTGCAGCGCATCGACCTGGAACCGGCCGGCTGCTCCGACCCGAGCTGCGAGGCCGACCACGGCTACACCGGTTCGGCCACGGCTGACGACCTGTCACTGCGGGTCAGCGAGGCCGGCGACGGTCCCGAGACGGTCGCCCAGGCGCTGGTCTTCGCCCGGGCGCTGTCCGAGGCCACCATCAGCAGGGCCTGA
- a CDS encoding GNAT family N-acetyltransferase, with protein sequence MPDALELTADTLPTDVDILIDWATQGFAPGVRAWTLDGARVVASPALSGRDRLAVTGPAEPLAALVRLALAEVGPDYRPFGDRAVIERLAADLPELEVLGTFHWMAVSGDSLPVTPEAHWLDRADLAEAAALLDLAHPTSYAHPDRPGATRWAGVRDEAGRLTALACEAWSSPGAGFMAGVVAHPEHGRGRGHAEAACRLVLDSLLRRSGRAALMVEAHNAAAIRLYGRLGMAPRELAAAHVPGRDG encoded by the coding sequence ATGCCCGACGCACTCGAACTGACCGCCGACACCCTCCCCACCGACGTCGACATCCTCATCGACTGGGCGACCCAGGGCTTCGCCCCCGGCGTGCGCGCCTGGACCCTGGACGGCGCCCGGGTGGTCGCCTCGCCCGCCCTCTCCGGCCGCGACCGGCTGGCCGTGACCGGCCCGGCCGAGCCGCTGGCCGCGCTGGTCCGCCTGGCCCTCGCCGAAGTCGGGCCCGACTACCGGCCGTTCGGCGACCGCGCGGTGATCGAGCGGTTGGCCGCTGACCTGCCCGAGCTCGAAGTCCTCGGCACCTTCCACTGGATGGCGGTCTCCGGCGACTCGCTGCCCGTCACCCCCGAGGCCCACTGGCTCGACCGGGCCGACCTCGCCGAGGCCGCCGCACTGCTGGACCTGGCCCACCCCACCTCCTACGCGCACCCGGACCGACCGGGCGCCACCCGCTGGGCGGGCGTGCGCGACGAGGCCGGCCGGCTCACCGCCCTGGCCTGCGAGGCCTGGTCCTCCCCCGGCGCCGGGTTCATGGCCGGCGTGGTCGCCCACCCCGAGCACGGGCGCGGCCGGGGCCACGCCGAGGCCGCCTGCCGGCTGGTGCTGGACTCGCTGCTGCGCCGCAGCGGCCGGGCCGCGCTGATGGTGGAGGCGCACAACGCGGCCGCGATCCGGCTCTACGGCCGGCTCGGCATGGCGCCGCGCGAGCTGGCGGCCGCTCATGTCCCGGGCCGTGACGGGTAA
- a CDS encoding sulfurtransferase yields the protein MDKTSPLIGVAELAEALAGDRPPALLDIRYVLPAAGPSTETGADQYAAGHLPGAHFVDLERDLAAPPGPPGDGGRHPLPDPELLGAALRRAGVSADRPVVVYDGGPATSAARAWWLLRWAGHQEVRVLDGGLAAWRSAGHPVTGELPQAAAGDFKPVPASLPTLDKESAGELARTGLLLDSRAGERYRGEVEPLDPRAGHIPGAVSAPTFENNAPDGRFRPVAELAERFRELGADGVPVVGVYCGSGVTAAHNVLALELAGYPTVLYPGSWSEWSSDPERPAATGPERG from the coding sequence ATGGACAAGACTTCTCCCCTGATCGGGGTCGCGGAGCTGGCCGAGGCGCTGGCCGGGGACCGGCCGCCGGCCCTGCTCGACATCCGCTACGTGCTCCCGGCGGCCGGGCCGAGCACCGAGACCGGCGCCGACCAGTACGCGGCCGGCCACCTGCCCGGCGCCCACTTCGTCGACCTGGAGCGCGACCTGGCCGCGCCGCCCGGCCCGCCCGGGGACGGCGGGCGGCACCCGCTGCCCGACCCGGAGCTGCTCGGCGCCGCGCTGCGCCGGGCCGGCGTCTCGGCCGACCGACCGGTGGTGGTGTACGACGGCGGGCCGGCCACCTCGGCCGCGCGCGCCTGGTGGCTGCTGCGCTGGGCCGGCCACCAGGAGGTCCGGGTGCTGGACGGCGGGCTGGCCGCCTGGCGCTCCGCCGGGCACCCGGTGACCGGCGAGCTGCCGCAGGCCGCGGCGGGCGACTTCAAGCCGGTGCCCGCCTCGCTGCCCACCCTGGACAAGGAGTCGGCCGGCGAGCTGGCCCGCACCGGCCTGCTGCTGGACTCCCGGGCCGGCGAGCGGTACCGGGGCGAGGTGGAGCCGCTGGACCCGCGGGCCGGCCACATCCCGGGTGCGGTCAGCGCGCCGACCTTCGAGAACAACGCGCCCGACGGGCGGTTTCGGCCGGTGGCCGAACTGGCCGAGCGGTTCCGGGAGCTGGGTGCGGACGGGGTGCCGGTGGTCGGGGTGTACTGCGGCTCGGGCGTGACCGCCGCGCACAACGTGCTGGCGCTGGAGCTGGCCGGCTACCCGACGGTGCTCTACCCGGGCTCCTGGAGCGAGTGGTCGAGCGACCCGGAGCGCCCGGCGGCCACCGGACCGGAGCGCGGCTGA
- a CDS encoding HPr family phosphocarrier protein: MAERRVTIGWPEGLHARPASVFVRAAAAVGVPVTIAKAGGNPVNAASMLGLLALGAEGGEEVVLASDADGADAALDRLAKMVEQGLDELPAA, from the coding sequence ATGGCTGAGCGCCGCGTCACCATCGGTTGGCCCGAGGGCCTGCACGCCCGTCCCGCCTCCGTCTTCGTCCGGGCGGCCGCCGCCGTGGGCGTGCCCGTCACCATCGCCAAGGCCGGCGGCAACCCGGTGAACGCGGCGTCCATGCTGGGCCTGCTGGCGCTCGGCGCCGAGGGCGGCGAGGAGGTCGTGCTGGCCAGCGACGCCGACGGGGCCGACGCCGCGCTGGACCGCCTGGCGAAGATGGTCGAGCAGGGCCTGGACGAGCTGCCCGCGGCCTGA
- a CDS encoding SAM-dependent methyltransferase: MDSTTRARLSRIAHRHHPISAPLSDESVAVLLGRAIVTGRERVLDLGCGEAAWLLRALAAHPELTADGVDTDAGSLTLAREAAERLGVVRRLGLHHRPAAEFAGPHQYDLVLCVGATHAFDGLLPALAAARRHLAPGGRVLVGEGYWQREPDRAALDGFGGAAREDFDELPALVDRLLADGWTPTAGHQSTQAELDDYEWCWTGSLADWALDHPSDPLAPHATELARDHRAGWLHGYRGAFGFVTLLLRPTE, from the coding sequence ATGGACTCCACGACACGCGCCCGGCTCTCCCGGATCGCCCACCGCCACCACCCGATCTCCGCCCCGCTCAGCGACGAGTCGGTGGCCGTCCTGCTGGGGCGGGCGATCGTGACCGGGCGCGAGCGGGTGCTCGACCTCGGCTGCGGCGAGGCGGCCTGGCTGCTGCGGGCGCTGGCGGCGCACCCGGAGCTCACCGCCGACGGGGTGGACACCGACGCCGGGTCGCTCACCCTGGCCCGGGAGGCCGCCGAACGGCTCGGGGTGGTCCGCCGGCTCGGCCTGCACCACCGCCCCGCCGCCGAGTTCGCCGGCCCGCACCAGTACGACCTGGTGCTCTGCGTCGGCGCCACGCACGCCTTCGACGGGCTGCTCCCCGCCCTGGCCGCCGCCCGCCGCCACCTGGCGCCCGGCGGCCGGGTGCTGGTCGGCGAGGGCTACTGGCAGCGCGAGCCCGACCGGGCCGCCCTGGACGGCTTCGGCGGCGCCGCCCGGGAGGACTTCGACGAACTCCCCGCCCTGGTCGACCGCCTGCTCGCCGACGGCTGGACCCCCACCGCCGGCCACCAGAGCACCCAGGCCGAGCTCGACGACTACGAGTGGTGCTGGACCGGCTCGCTCGCCGACTGGGCCCTCGACCACCCGTCCGACCCGCTGGCCCCGCACGCCACCGAACTCGCCCGCGACCACCGCGCCGGGTGGCTGCACGGGTACCGGGGCGCCTTCGGGTTCGTCACGCTGCTGCTGCGCCCGACCGAGTAG
- the sepH gene encoding septation protein SepH, with product MTSAGTTREVTVPELRVVAVSNDGTRLVLKAADSTEYTLPIDERLRAAIRGDRPRLGQIEIEVESHLRPRDIQARIRAGASAEEVAQAAGISVDRVRRFEGPVLAERAFMAERARKTPIRRPGESTGPQLGEAVSERLVLRAAEKDTERWDSWRRDDGTWEVVLSYRSDGEGRTASWTYDPPRRLVQPNDDEARALIGESVEREEESVFPFIPRIARLPQDRPHRPMIERPSADRIMSPPERLPAREVREATAAADSLTSLLDVVPAFRGDLTVGPSAIEAKPVEEGQEVEEPAAAAPAVGAGSAYADILMPRAVAPHRERLVGTTDRQAEADGVRPGRRATVPSWDEIVFGSRRKKTD from the coding sequence GTGACGTCGGCAGGCACCACCCGGGAGGTAACCGTGCCCGAACTGCGGGTTGTGGCCGTCAGCAACGACGGCACACGGCTGGTGCTCAAGGCTGCCGACAGCACGGAGTACACCCTCCCGATCGACGAGCGCCTGCGCGCCGCCATCCGCGGCGACCGGCCGCGCCTCGGCCAGATCGAGATCGAGGTCGAGAGCCACCTGCGGCCCCGTGACATCCAGGCGCGGATACGAGCCGGCGCCTCCGCCGAGGAGGTCGCCCAGGCCGCCGGGATCTCGGTGGACCGGGTGCGCCGCTTCGAGGGCCCGGTGCTCGCCGAGCGCGCCTTCATGGCCGAGCGGGCCCGCAAGACCCCGATCCGCCGCCCGGGCGAGTCCACCGGACCGCAGCTGGGCGAGGCCGTCTCCGAGCGCCTGGTGCTGCGCGCCGCCGAGAAGGACACCGAGCGCTGGGACTCCTGGCGCCGGGACGACGGCACCTGGGAGGTCGTCCTCTCCTACCGCTCGGACGGCGAGGGCCGCACCGCCAGCTGGACCTACGACCCGCCGCGCCGGCTGGTGCAGCCGAACGACGACGAGGCCCGGGCGCTGATCGGCGAGAGCGTGGAGCGGGAGGAGGAGTCCGTCTTCCCGTTCATCCCGCGGATCGCCCGGCTCCCCCAGGACCGCCCGCACCGCCCGATGATCGAGCGGCCCTCGGCCGACCGGATCATGTCGCCGCCCGAGCGGCTGCCGGCCCGCGAGGTCCGCGAGGCCACCGCCGCTGCCGACTCGCTGACCAGCCTGCTCGACGTGGTCCCCGCGTTCCGGGGCGACCTGACGGTGGGTCCGTCGGCGATCGAGGCGAAGCCGGTCGAGGAGGGCCAGGAGGTCGAGGAGCCGGCCGCCGCCGCGCCCGCCGTGGGCGCCGGCTCGGCCTACGCGGACATCCTGATGCCGCGCGCCGTCGCCCCGCACCGGGAGCGGCTGGTCGGCACCACCGACCGGCAGGCCGAGGCGGACGGCGTCCGGCCCGGCCGTCGGGCCACCGTCCCCAGCTGGGACGAGATCGTCTTCGGCAGCCGGCGCAAGAAGACCGACTGA
- a CDS encoding VOC family protein: MTAVQVRVAHGTPCWVSLLVHDLERAEAFYGPLLDWSFTPGSAEPGGYLEASLHGARVAGIGLAPERPDLPTEWTTYFAVDSTDAASARVRDCGGTVAVGPLQSDRAGRLAIAADLTGAFFGLWEGEEHLGWEVVGEPGAPVWSELLTNDEPLAAAFYGSVFQRQVVEADPSAVARGEEDATLRVEGHRVAGLRQTTDLRDGPPRWRIYFAVTDVDLTVRQCRALGGSVLVEPHDTPYGRVARLADPEGGRFSVVALP; the protein is encoded by the coding sequence ATGACGGCTGTGCAGGTCCGGGTGGCCCACGGCACACCCTGCTGGGTGAGTCTGCTGGTGCACGATCTCGAACGCGCCGAGGCGTTCTACGGCCCGCTGCTGGATTGGAGTTTCACCCCCGGCTCGGCCGAGCCGGGCGGCTACCTGGAGGCCAGCCTGCACGGCGCCCGGGTGGCCGGGATCGGCCTGGCCCCGGAGCGGCCCGACCTGCCCACCGAGTGGACCACCTACTTCGCGGTGGACAGCACGGACGCCGCCTCGGCCCGGGTGCGGGACTGCGGCGGCACGGTGGCGGTCGGCCCGCTGCAGAGCGACCGGGCCGGGCGCCTGGCCATCGCGGCCGACCTGACCGGCGCCTTCTTCGGGCTCTGGGAGGGCGAGGAGCACCTCGGCTGGGAGGTGGTGGGCGAGCCGGGCGCGCCGGTCTGGAGCGAGCTGCTGACCAATGACGAGCCGCTGGCCGCCGCGTTCTACGGTTCGGTCTTCCAGCGCCAGGTGGTGGAGGCCGACCCCTCGGCGGTGGCCCGGGGCGAGGAGGACGCGACGCTGCGGGTGGAGGGGCACCGGGTGGCCGGCCTGCGGCAGACCACCGACCTGCGGGACGGCCCGCCCCGCTGGCGGATCTACTTCGCCGTCACCGACGTGGACCTGACGGTGCGCCAGTGCCGGGCGCTGGGCGGCTCGGTGCTGGTCGAGCCGCACGACACGCCCTACGGCCGGGTGGCCCGGCTGGCCGATCCGGAGGGCGGCCGGTTCTCCGTGGTGGCGCTGCCCTGA
- a CDS encoding thymidine kinase yields the protein MADLVFFSGTMDCGKSTLALQMNHNHAARGRQGIIFARHDRAGASTISSRLGLRAEAIEVTDGFDFQLYVVQLLSAGGKVDYLICDEANFYTAEQVDQLARVVDELGIDVFTFGITTDFRTRLFPGSQRLLELADRVEVLQVEALCWCGARATHNARTVGGVMVVEGPQVVVGDVAVNEDEVGYEVLCRRHHRRRLTAATARAAALSPDVLPFEQT from the coding sequence ATGGCTGACCTGGTCTTCTTCTCGGGGACGATGGACTGCGGCAAGTCCACCCTGGCGCTGCAGATGAACCACAACCACGCCGCCCGCGGCCGGCAGGGCATCATCTTCGCCCGGCACGACCGGGCCGGCGCCTCCACCATCTCCAGCCGGCTCGGCCTGCGCGCCGAGGCGATCGAGGTGACCGACGGCTTCGACTTCCAGCTCTACGTGGTGCAGCTGCTCTCGGCCGGCGGCAAGGTCGACTACCTGATCTGCGACGAGGCCAACTTCTACACCGCCGAGCAGGTGGACCAACTCGCCCGGGTGGTCGACGAACTGGGCATCGACGTGTTCACCTTCGGCATCACCACCGACTTCCGCACCCGGCTCTTCCCCGGTTCGCAGCGGCTGCTGGAACTGGCCGACCGGGTCGAGGTGCTCCAGGTCGAGGCGCTCTGCTGGTGCGGCGCCCGGGCCACCCACAACGCCCGCACGGTGGGCGGGGTGATGGTGGTCGAGGGGCCGCAGGTGGTGGTGGGGGACGTCGCGGTCAACGAGGACGAGGTCGGCTACGAGGTGCTCTGCCGCCGGCACCACCGGCGGCGGCTGACCGCCGCCACCGCCCGGGCCGCCGCGCTCTCGCCGGACGTGCTGCCCTTCGAGCAGACCTGA
- a CDS encoding GNAT family N-acetyltransferase, translating into MDSHTVSGPASPEPLGYPQHWEADILLRDGGTARIRPIVPADAELLVEFYAQVSDQSKYFRFFAPYPRLSDKDVQRFTHHDFVDRVGLAIVVRDRIIATVRYDRIDQDGRPSPDGTDAEVAFLVQDAHQGRGVASALLEHIAAVAQERGIRRFVAEVLPENRKMTKVFTDAGYVQRRSFADGVVHLEFDLEPTAASLAVMRAREHRAESRSVQRLLTPRSVAVIGVSRGEHSAGRALLRAVLAGGFTGPVYAVNSRAPQGAEVDGVALHRSVLEIPGPVDLAVVAVPAGAVPAVVADCGAHGVRGLVVVTAGYAETGAAGRDRQRALVRQARAAGMRVIGPNAFGVLTTSPEHPLNASLAPLLPAPGPFGVFCQSGAIGVALLEAVHRRGLGVSSFASVGNRADVSGNDLLQYWEEDPATRVLLLYLESFGNPRKFTRIARRLAAAKPIVVVKGARHTGSLPPGHTVPPTASGLNDATVDALFQQAGVIRVGTITDLLDTGELLAGQPLPAGDRVAVVGNSDSLGLLTYDTCLSAGLRPLPPVDLTTGATGEHFRVALETALGDSAADAVIAVAIPPLAGPSLTLRTEPMLAADDPALGEGLLHAAETARRLGKPLLLAHLALGELSDVLRAADHPVPAYPAPERAVRALAHAVRYGAWRRTAESAEQTARVPELDRVDEPAARALVERVLAGTTGAAARTQPGGARFALPAEQAAELLAHYGIEVLRALPAVSEEQAVGAAAALGYPVALKATATHLRHRPDLGGVRLDLTDEDGLRRAHRELSALLGGAEAARLVVQRMAPRGVDTVIGASLDPAVGAILSFGLAGAPAELLGDLAHRLVPATDQEVASLVREVRAAPLLFGWRGAAPVDTGALEEVLLRVSQLVDDLPEVAAVELEPVVVAPSGLAVLGAAVRLAPLPLRSDLGPRSMSTL; encoded by the coding sequence GTGGACTCGCACACAGTCTCGGGGCCCGCGTCCCCCGAACCCCTCGGCTACCCCCAGCACTGGGAGGCCGACATCCTGCTGCGCGACGGGGGCACCGCCCGGATCCGGCCGATCGTCCCGGCCGACGCCGAACTCCTGGTGGAGTTCTACGCCCAGGTCTCCGACCAGTCGAAGTACTTCCGGTTCTTCGCCCCCTACCCCCGGCTCTCCGACAAGGACGTGCAGCGCTTCACCCACCACGACTTCGTGGACCGGGTGGGCCTGGCCATCGTGGTCCGGGACCGCATCATCGCCACCGTCCGGTACGACCGGATCGACCAGGACGGCCGCCCCTCGCCGGACGGCACCGACGCCGAGGTGGCCTTCCTGGTGCAGGACGCCCACCAGGGCCGGGGCGTCGCCTCCGCGCTGCTGGAGCACATCGCCGCGGTCGCCCAGGAGCGCGGCATCCGCCGGTTCGTCGCCGAGGTGCTGCCCGAGAACCGCAAGATGACCAAGGTCTTCACCGACGCGGGCTACGTGCAGCGGCGCAGCTTCGCCGACGGCGTGGTGCACCTGGAGTTCGACCTGGAGCCCACCGCCGCCTCGCTCGCCGTGATGCGGGCCCGCGAGCACCGGGCCGAATCCCGTTCGGTGCAACGGCTGCTGACCCCCCGTTCGGTCGCGGTGATCGGGGTCTCCCGGGGCGAGCACTCGGCCGGCCGGGCGCTGCTGCGCGCGGTGCTGGCGGGCGGCTTCACCGGGCCGGTGTACGCGGTGAACAGCCGGGCGCCGCAGGGCGCCGAGGTGGACGGGGTGGCGCTGCACCGCTCGGTGCTGGAGATCCCCGGGCCGGTGGACCTGGCCGTGGTCGCGGTGCCGGCCGGGGCGGTGCCCGCGGTGGTGGCCGACTGCGGCGCGCACGGGGTGCGCGGCCTGGTGGTGGTCACCGCCGGCTACGCGGAGACCGGCGCGGCCGGCCGGGACCGCCAGCGCGCCCTGGTCCGGCAGGCCCGGGCGGCCGGCATGCGGGTGATCGGCCCGAACGCCTTCGGCGTGCTGACCACCTCCCCCGAGCACCCGTTGAACGCCTCGCTCGCCCCGCTGCTGCCGGCGCCCGGCCCGTTCGGGGTGTTCTGCCAGTCCGGCGCGATCGGGGTGGCGCTGCTGGAGGCGGTGCACCGGCGCGGGCTCGGCGTCTCCTCCTTCGCCTCGGTCGGCAACCGGGCCGACGTCTCCGGCAACGACCTGCTGCAGTACTGGGAGGAGGACCCGGCCACCCGGGTGCTGCTGCTCTACCTGGAGTCCTTCGGCAATCCGCGCAAGTTCACCCGGATCGCCCGCCGGCTGGCCGCGGCCAAGCCGATCGTGGTGGTCAAGGGCGCCCGGCACACCGGCTCGCTGCCGCCCGGCCACACCGTGCCGCCGACCGCCAGCGGGCTGAACGACGCCACCGTGGACGCGCTCTTCCAGCAGGCCGGGGTGATCCGGGTGGGGACCATCACCGACCTGCTGGACACCGGTGAACTGCTGGCCGGCCAGCCGCTGCCGGCCGGCGACCGGGTGGCCGTGGTCGGAAACTCCGACTCGCTCGGCCTGCTCACCTACGACACCTGCCTGAGCGCCGGCCTGCGCCCGCTGCCGCCGGTGGACCTGACCACCGGCGCGACCGGCGAGCACTTCCGGGTGGCGCTGGAGACCGCGCTCGGCGACAGCGCGGCGGACGCGGTGATCGCGGTGGCCATCCCGCCGCTGGCCGGCCCGAGCCTGACCCTGCGCACCGAGCCGATGCTGGCGGCCGACGACCCGGCGCTCGGCGAGGGCCTGCTGCACGCCGCCGAGACCGCCCGCCGGCTCGGCAAGCCGCTGCTGCTGGCCCACCTCGCGCTCGGCGAGCTCTCCGACGTGCTGCGCGCGGCCGACCACCCGGTGCCCGCCTATCCGGCGCCCGAGCGGGCGGTCCGCGCCCTGGCCCACGCCGTGCGCTACGGGGCCTGGCGACGGACGGCCGAGAGCGCCGAGCAGACCGCCCGGGTGCCCGAGCTGGACCGGGTCGACGAGCCGGCCGCCCGCGCCCTGGTCGAGCGGGTGCTGGCCGGCACCACCGGGGCCGCGGCCCGCACCCAGCCCGGCGGCGCCCGGTTCGCGCTGCCCGCCGAGCAGGCGGCCGAGTTGCTCGCCCACTACGGCATCGAGGTGCTGCGCGCGCTGCCGGCGGTGAGCGAGGAGCAGGCGGTCGGGGCGGCCGCGGCGCTCGGCTACCCGGTCGCGCTCAAGGCCACCGCCACCCACCTGCGCCACCGCCCGGACCTCGGCGGGGTGCGGCTGGACCTGACCGACGAGGACGGGCTGCGCCGCGCCCACCGCGAACTGTCCGCCCTGCTCGGCGGGGCCGAGGCCGCCCGGCTGGTGGTGCAGCGGATGGCCCCGCGCGGGGTGGACACGGTGATCGGCGCGAGCCTCGACCCGGCGGTCGGCGCGATCCTGTCCTTCGGCCTGGCCGGCGCCCCGGCCGAGTTGCTCGGCGACCTGGCGCACCGGCTGGTCCCGGCCACCGACCAGGAGGTCGCCTCGCTGGTCCGCGAGGTGCGCGCGGCACCGCTGCTGTTCGGCTGGCGCGGCGCGGCGCCGGTGGACACCGGGGCGCTGGAGGAGGTGCTGCTGCGGGTCTCCCAGTTGGTGGACGACCTGCCGGAGGTGGCCGCGGTGGAGCTGGAGCCGGTGGTGGTGGCCCCGAGCGGGCTGGCCGTGCTGGGCGCCGCCGTCCGGCTGGCCCCGCTGCCGCTGCGCAGCGATCTGGGCCCGCGCAGCATGAGCACGCTGTAA
- a CDS encoding alkaline phosphatase family protein, with protein sequence MTHHQPYGPDSFDLLDPAAAPAPGYGGGSLSDLLPSVAAGLGVPGFTSTLPLAPADRVCVFLVDGMGWELIRRHPDWAPFLTGLLDSSMGGTGRPLTAGFPSTTATSLASVGTGLPPGLHGLAGYTVAIPGEQRLMNQLRWQPPVDPHKWQPYPTVFERVHAAGVSASQVSSPLFAQTPLTRVALSGGEFLGRTTGEERMDLAARQLASADRALVYTYVSELDAMGHRFGVDSDEWRLMLHTVDRLARRLAEQLPPRSALYITADHGMIDIAEDDRIDFDEDWELGAGVALLGGEARARHVYAVPGAAADVFAVWREVLGDRMWVATRDQAIEAGWFGPAVDDRVYHRIGDVVAAARDDIAVIASRTEPGESAMTGLHGSMTPVEQLVPLLEVRVP encoded by the coding sequence GTGACGCACCACCAGCCCTACGGCCCCGACTCCTTCGACCTGCTCGACCCCGCCGCCGCGCCGGCCCCCGGCTACGGCGGCGGCTCGCTCAGCGACCTGCTGCCCTCGGTGGCGGCCGGCCTGGGCGTGCCCGGCTTCACCAGCACCCTGCCGCTCGCCCCGGCCGACCGGGTCTGCGTCTTCCTGGTGGACGGCATGGGCTGGGAGCTGATCCGCCGGCACCCCGACTGGGCGCCGTTCCTGACCGGCCTGCTGGACAGCTCGATGGGCGGCACCGGCCGTCCGCTCACCGCCGGCTTCCCGTCCACCACCGCGACCTCGCTGGCCTCGGTCGGCACCGGTCTGCCGCCGGGCCTGCACGGGCTGGCCGGCTACACGGTGGCGATACCCGGCGAGCAGCGGCTGATGAACCAGCTGCGCTGGCAGCCGCCGGTGGACCCGCACAAGTGGCAGCCCTACCCGACGGTCTTCGAGCGGGTGCACGCGGCCGGCGTCTCGGCCAGCCAGGTCTCCTCCCCGCTCTTCGCGCAGACCCCGCTGACCCGGGTGGCGCTCTCCGGCGGCGAGTTCCTCGGCCGCACCACCGGTGAGGAGCGGATGGACCTGGCGGCCCGTCAGCTGGCCTCCGCCGACCGGGCGTTGGTGTACACCTACGTCAGCGAGCTGGACGCCATGGGTCACCGCTTCGGGGTGGACTCGGACGAGTGGCGGCTGATGCTGCACACCGTGGACCGGCTGGCCCGGCGGCTGGCCGAGCAGCTGCCGCCGCGCTCGGCGCTCTACATCACGGCCGACCACGGCATGATCGACATCGCCGAGGACGACCGGATCGACTTCGACGAGGACTGGGAGCTGGGGGCCGGCGTGGCGCTGCTCGGCGGCGAGGCCCGGGCCCGGCACGTCTACGCGGTGCCCGGCGCGGCGGCCGACGTGTTCGCGGTCTGGCGCGAGGTGCTCGGCGACCGGATGTGGGTGGCGACCCGCGACCAGGCGATCGAGGCCGGCTGGTTCGGCCCGGCGGTGGACGACCGGGTCTACCACCGGATCGGTGACGTGGTCGCCGCCGCCCGGGACGACATCGCGGTGATCGCCTCCCGCACCGAGCCGGGGGAGTCCGCGATGACCGGGCTGCACGGCTCGATGACCCCGGTCGAGCAGCTGGTCCCGCTGCTGGAAGTCCGCGTGCCCTGA